A region of the Caldalkalibacillus uzonensis genome:
TTGCGCCGCACGCTGATTGATCTGTACATGCTGGGCTATACAGACCAAGAGGTACAAAAGATGATTGATCACCAGCATGCTCTTTTGCTAGAGGCAAGGGAGAAGCTTGCGGAAAGGGAGGGGGAAAATTAATGTGGTGGTTTGTCTGTGTTGTGTTTGGTGTTGTCTTCATCTTTAATACTTGTTTGTTTAGCTATATTCCGGTAGGCAGAAAGGAGCAGGCTTACTTTGGGGTACGCGTGGCGCCGGAGTTTTACCAGAGTGCTGAGGGAAGGGGCTATTATAGCCGCTTTTTAACCTGTTTTCTCCCGGTGACAGCGGTTCCATTTGGGATCTGTGTTCTGCTCTTGTTTGCCGCTCCTTTGTGGGGGATGGTGGTGGCTCAGATGGTGTTAGTTGGCCAACTGGTGTGGTTTATGGTGCTGTATGTGCGTTTTCACAAAGCGGTCAGTCCATTTGAACAGGAACGGGTACCTAACCGCCGGGGACGGGTCAGTGTCTCTATCAGACCCCGTTTAAGCCGGGAGTATGTTTATCCCGCCTGGGAAAGTCCGGCTTTGCTCTTGTTGTCCATGATGTTAGGGGTGACAGGTTATCTGTATCCGCACTTGCCGGAGATCATTCATACGGTGTACCACTTAGCCGGAGCTGAAGTACCCATAGGACGGGCCAGCATCTGGACCATTCCCCTGCTGGCGATGTTTTATTATGCGGCCGTTACGATTTTCCAGCGGTTTATCCCTCTGGTTAAGCTCAATTACCCCTCCCGTCAGACTGAGGAATATGAGGATTTGGTGCACAAGCGTATGGTCCTGAATAGCAAAGCAGCCGCGGTCACGAAGGCTGTCTTGATGCTCATCTTTATCGTTTTACAAATCAACAAATTAATGGAACACCTAGGGATAGCAGGGAGCGGGTTATGGTTTGGCCTCAGCATGGGCCTGTTATGGATTGGCGGCATAACAGCGTTCATTATCTATTACCTAAAACATCAGCACATCCAGGAACAGATTGAAAAAATATGCACCTCAGATCATCCAGATCCCCAATTACAAGAGTCAAACTACCGGATGTGGTATTTTGGCTATGTGTATTACAATCCCGATGATCCGTCCATTTTTGTGGAGCGAAGACGAGGAGCCGGGGTTGATCTTAATTATGCCCAGCCGATCAGTTGGGCTTACATCGCTGGGATGGTGACGATATTCCCTACGCTTTTCTTGTCG
Encoded here:
- a CDS encoding DUF5808 domain-containing protein, producing MWWFVCVVFGVVFIFNTCLFSYIPVGRKEQAYFGVRVAPEFYQSAEGRGYYSRFLTCFLPVTAVPFGICVLLLFAAPLWGMVVAQMVLVGQLVWFMVLYVRFHKAVSPFEQERVPNRRGRVSVSIRPRLSREYVYPAWESPALLLLSMMLGVTGYLYPHLPEIIHTVYHLAGAEVPIGRASIWTIPLLAMFYYAAVTIFQRFIPLVKLNYPSRQTEEYEDLVHKRMVLNSKAAAVTKAVLMLIFIVLQINKLMEHLGIAGSGLWFGLSMGLLWIGGITAFIIYYLKHQHIQEQIEKICTSDHPDPQLQESNYRMWYFGYVYYNPDDPSIFVERRRGAGVDLNYAQPISWAYIAGMVTIFPTLFLSLRVFV